Part of the Deltaproteobacteria bacterium genome is shown below.
CATCCGTGAGAAAGTATAGCCTACGCATATTACGTGTCAAGAAATATTCAAGTGACCTCTAATGAAGCATACTTATGCGATATTATCCTCCCTCGATCCCGAACTCCTTCGCCTTGTACAGGAGCGTCGGGTGGCTGATCCCCAGCAGCTCGGCCGCCTTGGGCCGGCTCCACCCGGTCCGCTCCAGGGCGATCCGGATCAGTTGGCGCTCGAGCTCCCGCACCGCCGCCTTGAGATCCGGCCGCTCCGGGGAGACGGGGACCCGGATTTCGAAGGCCGGTCCGGTCCCCCCGCCCTCGGGGGACCCGCTTCCCTTCCACACCGCAAGCAACCCGGCGCGGGGTACCTCGGTGCCCGTCGCCAGGAGGGCGCATCGCTCCATCAGGTTGCGAAGCTCCCGGACGTTCCCCCGCCACTCGTGGGCGGTCATCGCCGCGAGAGCGTCCGCCGACAGGGACATCTCACGCTTCCCGTACTTCCGGCAGTAGTGGGACAGGAAGTGCTTCGCGAGGAGCGGAATATCGTCGCGGCGCTCCCTCAGGGGGGGCACATGGATCCGGATCACGTTGAGGCGATAGAAGAGGTCCTCGCGGAACCGTCCTCCGGCCACCTCGCGCTCGAGGTCGCGCGCCGTGGCGGCCACCAGGCGCACGTTGACCTTCCTTATCTCCGTGTCGCCGAGGCGGCGGATCTCCCCGTCCTGGAGAAAACGGAGCAGCTTCGTCTGCAGCGGCAGGGGAAACTCCCCGATCTCGTCGAGGAAGAGCGTGCCGCCGCCGGCCTCCTCGATCAGGCCGGCCCGGTCGGATTTCGCCTCGGTGAAGGCTCCCCGGCGGTGGCCGAAGAGCTCGCTCTCGAGAAGCGTTTCCGGGATCGCGCCGCAGTTGACGGCGACGAACGGCTTCCCTTTCCTGCGTCCCCCGAAGTGGAGAAGGCGCGCCACCAGCTCCTTCCCGGTGCCGCTCTCCCCGGTGACCAGCACCGTGGCGTCGTAATCCTTCACCTTGCCCGCCGTGCGGACCACCTCTTCCATCGGGCGGGAGGCGTAGAGGATCTCCTCCGGGCGGGCGGCCTTCTCGATCTCGCTCCGCAGGAAGGCGTTCTCGGTCCGCAGCCGCTCCCGCTCCGCCGCCTTCCGCAGAGTGAGGAGGATCTCGTCGCTCATGAACGGCTTCGAAACGTAGTCGTAGGCGCCCAGCTTCATCGCCTCGACGGCGGTTTCCACGGTGCCGAACGCCGACATCATGATGACGGTCCCGGGGATCCCGCGCGCGGTGATCTCCCGCAGGAGGTCGAGACCGCCCATCACGGGCATCCGCAGGTCGCACAGGAGGAAGTCGAACCGCTGCGCGCCGAGGATCCCGAGCGCTTCCTTCCCGTCCCCCGCCTGCCGGACCTCGTACCCTTCCGCGGTCAGGATTCTCGCCAGCGCGTCCCGCAGCGACGCCTCGTCTTCCACGATCAGGATCCGTTCAGCCATGGCTCCCCTTTTCTCCCCCGCTCCCCGCCGTTCCGCGGGCGGACGGCAACACCACGAGGAAGGTCGCTCCCTTCCCCTCCTCGCTCTCCACGCGGATCTCCCCCCCCGCCCCCTCGACGATCGTCCGCGAAACGGAGAGCCCGAGGCCCGTCCCCTTGCCCGGCTCCTTGGTCGTGAAGAACGGGTCGAAGAGCAGCGGGAGATCGGCGGCCGGGATCCCGCCCCCGGTGTCGGTCACGGCAACCGCGACGCCTCCTCCGACCCCGGCTTCGCCCGCGCGCAGCTTTGTTCCGTCCATCTCCGGCGGGTCCGACGCCCGGCGACGCAGGGGGGATCGTTGCCCGGGGCTCCACCCCTCCATCACCCACGTCCGTACGGTCACGCTTCCGCGGCCCTTCATCGCGTCCACCGCGTTGATGACGAGGTTCAGCAGCACCTGGCGGAACCGGTCCTCGAGGATCGCCGCCCGGGGCGTTTCGCCGAGCTCCAGCCGAACCTCCACGTCGCGGAACAGGTTCCGGTACGAGAGCATCTCGACCGTCTCGCGCACCACGGCGTTCACGTCCGTCGCCCCTTCCCTCCCGTCGCCCGGAGACGCCACGGAGAGGAGCCCCCGGACGATGTTCTCGATCTTCTTCGTCTCCTCGACGACCTTGTCGAGGCACTCCTTCGACTCCGCCGCGCCCGGCTGATGCTTCAACAGGTGCTCGGCGTACCCGCGGATCGCCATCAGCGGGTTCCCCACCTCGTGGGCGACCCCGGCCGCGAGCCGCCCCACGGTCGCCAGCTTCTCGGACCGGAACGTCTCTTTCTCCGAGCGGCGCAGGCGCTCCTGCGCCTCGAGGATCCCCTCGACCATCCGGTTGAAGGAGGCGGCGAGCTGCCCCACCTCGTTCCCTTCGACGCCTTCGACGCGCAGCGAGTAATCCCCCGCCGCGACCTTCTCGGCGGCGGACGCAAGCTTGCGGACGGGGGAGATCACGGTCCGCTCGAGAAAGACCCCCCCGAAGAGGACGAGGACGGCGATGTCGATCGCGGCCAGCAGCAGCGTGACGTTCACCAGGGTCCCCACCTCGGCGGCGATCCCGGGGGAATGGAAGCGGACCCGGATGCCGCGGGGGACGGACGCGGCGGCGGATGTCCCGGGCGGGGAGAGCGGACCGAACGGGAGGATCACGTCCACGGTGGGATACACCGGGAGGAACGGGAACGCCTTCTCCCCCACGGGGACGACCTTTGGGCGGCCCTCGGGCGGCGCTTCCGGGAGCAGGACGACCTCGTTGATGTAGGGAGAAAGGGAACCGGAAAACATCCCGGCGGAGTGGTTCGGGGACCCCGGGTTCTCCGCGATCTCCTTTTCCACCGCCCTTCGGACGACCCCGGCGACGGAGATGCCGGCCTCCACGTGGCGGCGCTGCATGGTGACCTCGATCACCTTCAGCGCGAAGACGGCGAGGAGCGTAAGGGAAGCGGTGGCCACCAGCGCGAGCTGCAGCACGACGCCGGCGCGGATCGAGAGCGGGCGCCTCAGCAGGCCCATGGGAAGAGAATCCGCGTTGACTCTGCGTTCACAGAGAATAGAATAACAAAAACGGGAGACGGAGGCGAATTTGGGCGCGGTCGAGGATCGTCGTCGCACGAGGATCGTGGACCGGCAATTCCAGCTGGGGCTCGCCGTGCGGCTCCTCCTGGTGCTCACGACCCTCTTCCTGGCGGGGATCGCCCTTGCGTTCCTCCCGTCGATCTACGTCCTCGCCACCACGAACGACCTGAAATCCCTCGAGCCCGCCGCCGCCGAGTTCCTCGTGCTGCACAAGCGCCTCTGGCCCGCGGCGCTCCTCTCCCTCGCGGGGAT
Proteins encoded:
- a CDS encoding ATP-binding protein; the protein is MLSYRNLFRDVEVRLELGETPRAAILEDRFRQVLLNLVINAVDAMKGRGSVTVRTWVMEGWSPGQRSPLRRRASDPPEMDGTKLRAGEAGVGGGVAVAVTDTGGGIPAADLPLLFDPFFTTKEPGKGTGLGLSVSRTIVEGAGGEIRVESEEGKGATFLVVLPSARGTAGSGGEKGSHG
- a CDS encoding sigma-54 dependent transcriptional regulator produces the protein MAERILIVEDEASLRDALARILTAEGYEVRQAGDGKEALGILGAQRFDFLLCDLRMPVMGGLDLLREITARGIPGTVIMMSAFGTVETAVEAMKLGAYDYVSKPFMSDEILLTLRKAAERERLRTENAFLRSEIEKAARPEEILYASRPMEEVVRTAGKVKDYDATVLVTGESGTGKELVARLLHFGGRRKGKPFVAVNCGAIPETLLESELFGHRRGAFTEAKSDRAGLIEEAGGGTLFLDEIGEFPLPLQTKLLRFLQDGEIRRLGDTEIRKVNVRLVAATARDLEREVAGGRFREDLFYRLNVIRIHVPPLRERRDDIPLLAKHFLSHYCRKYGKREMSLSADALAAMTAHEWRGNVRELRNLMERCALLATGTEVPRAGLLAVWKGSGSPEGGGTGPAFEIRVPVSPERPDLKAAVRELERQLIRIALERTGWSRPKAAELLGISHPTLLYKAKEFGIEGG